In the Aliarcobacter cryaerophilus genome, one interval contains:
- a CDS encoding NAD-dependent epimerase/dehydratase family protein, whose protein sequence is MKKLLITGANGYVGSDFLNQYKNKYLFEKFSLLNQKLEDINLNSIDVVLHCAALVHQKIEHPYEKYHEINVDYPVKLARLAKQNGVKQFVFISTIAVYAEDEEKLDENTICDPITPYGKSKLESEKQLLELNDDDFIVSIIRPPMIYGKNAPGNIDSLVKLVKKLPVIPLGKIENKRSFISIQNLCYIINEVISQQKAGIFLASDDEPLSTSKLCELISKNLDKKIYLIRIPFFETLLKILKPSFHKRLYGSLEIDNTITKEKLNLINPYSVEDGVRLMINGE, encoded by the coding sequence ATGAAAAAACTTTTAATCACAGGTGCAAATGGTTATGTAGGAAGTGATTTTCTAAATCAATATAAAAACAAATATTTATTTGAAAAATTTTCATTATTAAATCAAAAATTAGAAGATATAAATTTGAATAGTATAGATGTGGTTTTACATTGTGCTGCACTTGTACATCAAAAAATAGAACATCCTTATGAAAAATATCATGAGATAAATGTAGATTATCCAGTAAAATTAGCAAGATTAGCAAAACAAAATGGTGTAAAGCAGTTTGTATTTATAAGTACTATTGCTGTTTATGCTGAAGATGAAGAAAAATTAGATGAAAATACAATTTGTGATCCAATTACACCTTATGGAAAAAGTAAATTAGAATCAGAAAAACAATTATTAGAATTGAATGATGATGATTTTATAGTAAGTATTATCAGACCACCAATGATATATGGCAAAAATGCGCCAGGGAATATAGATAGTTTAGTAAAACTTGTAAAAAAGCTACCTGTTATTCCTCTAGGTAAAATTGAGAATAAAAGAAGTTTCATATCTATACAAAATCTTTGTTATATAATAAATGAGGTTATATCTCAACAAAAAGCAGGAATATTTTTAGCAAGTGATGATGAGCCCCTTAGCACATCGAAACTATGCGAACTTATATCAAAAAATTTAGATAAAAAAATATATTTGATAAGAATACCCTTTTTTGAGACTTTATTGAAAATTTTAAAACCATCATTTCACAAACGACTTTATGGAAGTTTGGAAATAGATAACACTATCACGAAAGAAAAATTAAACCTTATAAATCCATATAGTGTAGAAGATGGCGTAAGGTTAATGATAAATGGTGAATAG
- the rfbC gene encoding dTDP-4-dehydrorhamnose 3,5-epimerase: protein MKYTRLEIPDLLLCEPKIHEDNRGFVFEAFKKDSFNNFLGFEVDFCQDNISYSKYGVIRGLHTNTLDFAQSKLVSVLQGKILDVAVDFRVGSSTFGKVISVELDSFENKQLFIPRGFLHGFSVLSQDAIVNIKIDRYFAAGESIGVRYDDKYLNIDWKIKKEDMILGEGDKNLKSFKEVKSPFMYDDNLYKTITKE, encoded by the coding sequence ATGAAATATACAAGATTAGAGATACCAGATTTATTACTTTGTGAACCTAAAATTCATGAAGATAATAGAGGATTTGTCTTTGAAGCTTTCAAAAAAGATAGTTTTAATAATTTTTTAGGATTTGAAGTAGATTTTTGCCAAGATAATATCTCTTATAGTAAATATGGAGTTATTAGAGGACTTCATACAAATACTCTTGATTTTGCTCAATCAAAACTTGTAAGTGTATTACAAGGAAAGATTTTAGATGTTGCAGTTGATTTCAGAGTTGGAAGTTCAACTTTTGGAAAAGTTATTTCTGTAGAACTAGATAGTTTTGAAAATAAACAACTTTTCATACCAAGAGGATTTTTACATGGTTTTTCTGTTTTAAGCCAAGATGCTATTGTGAATATAAAAATAGATAGATATTTTGCAGCAGGTGAAAGTATTGGCGTACGATATGATGACAAATATTTAAACATTGATTGGAAAATAAAAAAAGAAGATATGATTTTAGGTGAGGGCGATAAGAACTTAAAAAGTTTTAAAGAGGTAAAATCACCTTTTATGTATGATGATAATTTATATAAAACTATAACTAAGGAATAA
- a CDS encoding type II toxin-antitoxin system prevent-host-death family antitoxin, with the protein MQPILANYTASITELKKSPTQLLKDAGDEAIAILNHNVASAYLVPASLYEKMMEVMDDYYLSKEVEERLKDNKKPIRVELDELLS; encoded by the coding sequence ATGCAACCAATATTAGCAAACTATACAGCAAGTATAACCGAACTTAAAAAATCACCAACTCAACTACTCAAAGATGCTGGAGATGAAGCAATAGCTATACTCAATCATAATGTAGCTTCTGCTTATTTAGTTCCAGCAAGTTTGTATGAAAAGATGATGGAAGTTATGGATGATTACTACCTAAGCAAAGAAGTTGAGGAAAGACTTAAAGACAATAAAAAACCAATAAGAGTAGAGCTAGATGAGTTACTTTCTTGA
- a CDS encoding type II toxin-antitoxin system PemK/MazF family toxin, which translates to MQQYDIYLADLNPTIGREQKGTRPVLIISNEYENILDILTIIPITSLKNGRKVYPNELFLEHELEKPSILLCQQIRTISKERLVKKLTTISSFKTQEKILQILCNRFEKI; encoded by the coding sequence ATGCAACAATATGATATTTATCTAGCAGATTTAAATCCTACCATAGGAAGAGAGCAAAAAGGTACAAGACCAGTTTTAATAATATCAAATGAATATGAAAATATTTTAGATATTTTAACTATTATTCCAATAACTTCATTGAAAAATGGAAGAAAAGTATATCCAAATGAACTTTTTTTAGAACATGAATTAGAAAAACCATCAATTCTTTTATGCCAACAAATAAGAACTATTTCTAAAGAAAGATTGGTAAAAAAACTAACAACTATTTCTAGTTTCAAAACGCAAGAAAAAATTTTACAAATACTTTGTAATAGATTTGAAAAAATATAA
- a CDS encoding MraY family glycosyltransferase: MIYLILFLASFSLTCFIKNYMIKKSLVATVNERSSHTTPTPHGGGIALAITWFIGLFYLFITNQIEQNLFYALLFGAVISIVSFFDDIYELSPKIRLMVQAIVAIGGLYFLGGFETFTFGIFDIQNPIFTNIFAFFMIIWFINLYNFLDGINGYAGSEAVFLAVAGFILFSGNHFLVLAVAVLGFLFWNWNKAKIFMGDVGSTLLGYNIAIFTIYYANEESINFWIWIILFGIYWFDATLTLIRRKLNKEKLSQAHKKHGYQRLTQAGWSHYKVTNYSIGLNMILFFIVYFVSNIFIAFILALLVLALSMKFVDNKKAFE; this comes from the coding sequence ATGATATATTTAATACTATTTTTAGCCTCATTTTCACTTACATGTTTTATAAAAAATTACATGATAAAAAAATCACTTGTTGCTACTGTAAATGAACGAAGTTCTCACACAACACCAACTCCACACGGTGGAGGAATTGCCCTTGCAATAACTTGGTTTATAGGTTTGTTTTATCTTTTTATTACAAACCAAATAGAGCAAAATCTATTTTATGCTCTACTCTTTGGTGCAGTTATTTCAATAGTTAGTTTTTTTGATGATATTTACGAATTAAGCCCAAAAATAAGACTGATGGTTCAAGCTATTGTAGCTATTGGAGGATTATATTTTTTAGGTGGATTTGAGACTTTTACTTTTGGTATTTTTGATATACAAAATCCTATTTTTACAAATATTTTTGCATTTTTTATGATAATTTGGTTTATAAATCTTTATAACTTTTTAGATGGCATAAATGGCTATGCAGGAAGCGAGGCTGTTTTTTTAGCAGTTGCTGGATTTATTTTATTTAGTGGAAATCATTTTTTAGTTTTGGCTGTTGCTGTTTTAGGGTTTTTATTTTGGAATTGGAACAAAGCAAAGATATTTATGGGAGATGTTGGAAGTACTCTTTTAGGATACAATATTGCAATTTTTACTATATATTATGCAAACGAAGAATCAATAAATTTTTGGATATGGATTATACTGTTTGGAATTTACTGGTTTGATGCAACTTTGACTTTAATACGAAGAAAACTAAATAAAGAAAAATTATCACAGGCACACAAAAAACATGGATATCAAAGACTGACACAAGCTGGTTGGAGTCACTATAAAGTTACAAATTACTCTATAGGATTAAATATGATTTTATTTTTTATAGTTTATTTTGTATCAAATATTTTTATAGCTTTTATACTTGCTTTACTAGTTTTAGCTTTAAGTATGAAGTTTGTAGATAATAAGAAAGCATTTGAGTAA
- a CDS encoding glucosamine 6-phosphate synthetase, which produces MCGIFGQIAIDKINKGNFEKLVKHSEQRGIDSSGLVYLQDDRYKISRADYNIEKLLNKAKPYECKIVLGHSRLITNGLGDNQPVIRNNICAIHNGIIVNEKEVWEKLTVERKYKIDSEVIVAIAEEEIKNNIPIEDIPNKILSTCRGVVACALVLSEYGKLLLFSNNGSLYIGYIEDDIYFASERYALDQIKCKNIRQIKNEALILDILSTKQEFIVIDETSRTEDLIPEFKFNQNEEKLLEFKTFKEVNLKRCTKCILPETMPFIRFDEQGVCNYCHNYKKRNKPKPKEELFKLVEPYRRVGKELDCIVPFSGGRDSCYGLHLIVKELEMKPVTYTYDWGMVTDLGRRNISQMCGDLGVENIIVAADISQKRKNIKMNLQAWLKSPHLGMMAMLTAGDKHFFRYVEEIKKQTGIKLNLWGVNPLEQTHFKTGFLGIKPDFEEDKVYTNGVMKQLRYHSKRFKAMLESPGYFNSSLWDTLSGEYYRSFMQKEDYYHIFDYWTWEENIVNDTLINQYDWETAIDTSTTWRIGDGTAGFYNYVYYTVAGFTEHDTFRSNQIREGQLTREKALELVENENQPRYQNIRWYLDTLGLDFKEVIRIVNSIPKLYKED; this is translated from the coding sequence ATGTGTGGTATATTTGGACAGATAGCAATAGATAAAATCAATAAAGGGAACTTTGAAAAGCTAGTAAAACACTCAGAACAAAGAGGTATAGATTCTAGTGGATTAGTATATTTGCAAGATGATAGATATAAAATATCTAGAGCTGATTACAATATAGAAAAACTTTTAAATAAAGCAAAACCTTATGAATGTAAAATAGTTTTAGGACACAGTAGACTTATAACAAATGGATTAGGGGATAATCAGCCAGTAATTAGAAATAATATTTGTGCAATACACAATGGAATTATAGTAAATGAAAAAGAAGTTTGGGAAAAGCTAACGGTTGAGAGAAAATATAAAATAGATTCTGAAGTAATTGTTGCTATTGCCGAAGAAGAAATTAAAAATAATATACCAATAGAAGATATACCAAATAAAATATTATCTACTTGTAGAGGAGTTGTTGCTTGTGCATTAGTTTTATCTGAATATGGAAAACTTTTGTTGTTTTCAAATAATGGAAGTTTATATATAGGATATATAGAAGATGATATTTATTTTGCCTCAGAAAGATATGCTTTAGACCAAATAAAGTGCAAAAATATAAGACAAATAAAAAATGAAGCTTTAATTTTAGACATCCTGTCTACAAAACAAGAATTTATAGTAATAGATGAAACTAGTAGAACAGAAGATCTTATTCCAGAATTTAAGTTTAATCAAAATGAAGAGAAGTTATTGGAATTTAAAACTTTTAAAGAGGTAAATCTGAAAAGATGTACAAAGTGTATTTTACCAGAAACAATGCCATTTATTAGATTTGATGAACAAGGTGTTTGTAACTATTGCCATAATTATAAAAAAAGAAATAAACCTAAACCAAAAGAAGAGTTATTTAAATTAGTAGAACCATATAGAAGAGTTGGAAAAGAACTAGATTGTATAGTTCCTTTTTCAGGAGGAAGAGATAGTTGCTATGGATTACACCTTATAGTAAAAGAACTTGAAATGAAACCAGTAACATATACTTATGACTGGGGAATGGTTACAGATTTAGGCAGAAGAAATATTAGCCAGATGTGTGGAGATTTAGGAGTTGAAAATATTATTGTAGCTGCAGATATTTCACAAAAAAGAAAAAATATAAAAATGAATTTACAAGCATGGCTTAAGTCACCACATCTTGGAATGATGGCGATGTTAACAGCTGGAGATAAACACTTTTTTAGATATGTAGAAGAGATTAAAAAACAAACTGGAATAAAATTAAATCTTTGGGGAGTGAATCCACTTGAACAAACTCATTTTAAAACAGGATTTTTAGGAATTAAACCTGATTTTGAAGAAGATAAAGTATATACAAATGGTGTTATGAAACAGTTAAGATATCATAGTAAAAGATTTAAAGCGATGCTTGAAAGCCCAGGATATTTTAACAGCTCACTTTGGGATACTCTTTCTGGAGAATATTATAGAAGTTTTATGCAAAAAGAAGATTACTATCATATTTTTGATTATTGGACATGGGAAGAAAATATTGTAAATGATACTTTGATAAATCAGTATGATTGGGAAACAGCTATAGATACAAGCACAACTTGGAGAATAGGTGATGGAACAGCTGGTTTTTACAACTATGTTTATTATACAGTAGCTGGATTTACAGAACATGATACGTTTAGAAGTAATCAAATAAGAGAAGGACAATTAACAAGAGAGAAAGCTTTAGAATTAGTTGAAAATGAAAACCAACCAAGATATCAAAATATAAGATGGTATTTGGATACACTTGGATTAGATTTTAAAGAAGTTATAAGAATAGTAAATTCTATTCCAAAACTTTATAAGGAAGATTAA
- a CDS encoding glycosyltransferase family 4 protein produces MNILYISKYSSPSKYSKWPARLHLLCKEFINLGHKATLITSDSNHFGNFPNTNKIYNFEIIDNINVCWLKTKKYTKTASIARVLSWFDFERKLFKLDLKKIDKPDVIIVSSLSIFTIVYGYYLKKKFNSFLVFEIRDIWPLTMTEEGGFSKWHPLVILIGFIEKFGYKKADLIVGTMPRLDLHVKNILGYEKPFHCSPLGFNPQNYKEEILNENNPFDNIFPKNKIVIGYAGSMGITNALEPFIKTIKLLKDNENIHFMLVGSGDLKSKFENELENCNNVTFLARIEQNEVKYFLQKCDILYLSTKDSKVWEYGQSMNKVVEYMLASKPIIASYTGYPSMINEAGCGQFVKTLSSEDLKDAILKIVNLSEEKRKKVGENGKKWVYENRQYSKLAKEYISKIDYEIKLQNFTS; encoded by the coding sequence ATGAATATATTATATATATCAAAGTATTCTAGTCCTTCTAAATATAGTAAATGGCCAGCAAGACTACATTTATTATGTAAAGAGTTTATTAATTTAGGACATAAAGCAACTTTAATCACATCTGATTCAAATCATTTTGGTAATTTTCCAAATACAAATAAAATATATAATTTTGAGATAATTGATAACATAAATGTTTGTTGGTTAAAAACTAAAAAATATACTAAAACAGCTTCTATTGCTAGAGTTTTAAGTTGGTTTGATTTTGAAAGAAAACTTTTTAAATTAGATTTAAAAAAAATTGATAAACCAGATGTAATCATAGTATCTTCTTTATCAATATTTACTATTGTTTATGGTTATTATCTAAAGAAGAAATTCAACTCTTTTTTAGTATTTGAAATAAGAGATATATGGCCTTTAACTATGACGGAAGAAGGTGGATTTTCAAAGTGGCATCCATTAGTTATTTTGATAGGTTTTATTGAAAAATTTGGATATAAAAAAGCCGATTTAATTGTGGGAACTATGCCTAGACTTGATTTACATGTGAAAAATATTTTAGGGTATGAAAAACCATTTCATTGTTCTCCTTTAGGATTTAATCCTCAAAATTATAAAGAAGAAATTTTAAATGAAAATAATCCTTTTGATAATATTTTCCCCAAAAATAAAATAGTAATAGGCTATGCAGGAAGTATGGGAATCACAAATGCCTTAGAACCATTTATAAAAACAATCAAACTTTTAAAGGATAATGAAAATATTCATTTTATGTTGGTAGGAAGTGGTGATTTAAAATCAAAATTTGAAAATGAACTTGAAAATTGTAATAATGTAACTTTCTTGGCAAGAATTGAGCAAAATGAAGTAAAATATTTTTTACAAAAATGTGATATTTTATATTTATCTACCAAGGATTCTAAAGTTTGGGAATATGGACAATCTATGAATAAAGTAGTTGAATACATGTTAGCTTCAAAACCTATAATTGCATCATACACAGGATATCCATCAATGATAAATGAAGCAGGTTGTGGTCAATTTGTAAAAACTTTAAGTTCTGAAGATTTAAAAGATGCTATTTTGAAAATTGTAAATTTGAGTGAAGAAAAAAGAAAAAAAGTTGGAGAAAATGGTAAAAAGTGGGTATATGAAAATAGACAATATTCAAAACTTGCAAAAGAATATATTTCAAAAATAGATTATGAAATAAAATTGCAGAATTTTACATCCTGA
- a CDS encoding Wzz/FepE/Etk N-terminal domain-containing protein: protein MQENKILNEDEIDLRELFKTIWDKRFFIIIFTFIITLISFIYVLLKNPTPVYEGILSVQIGEIQSEIFGNKIIETPQNLSYILEVEFKVNPNIAKGTTSILEIKYSNEDKARIKTILEDVKNFIITKHENDTSFYKNKIMTKQIGDIKISEEAINKPKKALIVTVAFITGFILSIFLVFFIQFIQSIKKES from the coding sequence ATGCAAGAAAACAAAATTTTAAATGAAGATGAGATAGATTTAAGGGAGTTATTTAAAACTATTTGGGATAAAAGATTTTTTATCATTATTTTTACTTTTATAATAACTTTAATCTCTTTTATCTATGTTTTACTAAAAAATCCAACACCAGTTTATGAAGGAATTTTAAGTGTTCAAATAGGAGAAATACAAAGCGAAATTTTTGGAAATAAAATTATAGAAACTCCTCAAAATTTATCTTATATTCTAGAAGTAGAGTTTAAAGTTAATCCAAATATTGCCAAAGGAACAACTTCTATTCTTGAAATAAAATATTCAAACGAAGATAAAGCAAGAATAAAAACTATTTTGGAAGATGTTAAAAATTTTATTATAACAAAGCATGAAAATGATACTTCGTTTTATAAAAATAAAATTATGACAAAACAAATTGGAGATATTAAAATATCAGAAGAAGCTATAAATAAACCTAAAAAAGCTTTAATTGTAACAGTTGCTTTTATAACTGGATTTATTCTTTCAATATTTTTAGTATTTTTTATCCAGTTTATTCAAAGTATAAAAAAAGAGTCTTAA
- a CDS encoding RNA-binding domain-containing protein: MTKQELQNKLQDIEWEDFEVKLAIGGVPKSVWESVSAFSNTAGGWLIFGIEEKNGIFNIVGVSNPSKIEHEFLNSLNGEKFNIKIRVNSYKYNFDDKIVLAFYIPISKQKPVYFNSLSNSFIRSGSADRRATKEEIDTMFRDQSFGTKTSETIENYSIENLSSISLKQYKEYLQISNPTSNYNKLNMEEFLHKVLVLIDGKPTYAGLLFFGTRDSIQRYFVDFRIDLFEIPGISISDAKVRYTYRLPEQENLWDYYFILFERITMRINKPFKLDNMGFAKEDYPYIDALREALVNMLMHADYFSPIKSRIRVFSDKIEFFNAGSYPKPIEYFLHSDTSMPRNPILAKLFRAVKLAENAGYGFDKMIDGWKTYTDIPIDFKTDMDTSLTTFYINNNFTEQATEQATEQATEQAILDFCIEPKNTNEIMEYIGLKHREHFRSSILKPMIYNGLLELTIPNKPKSPNQKYKTIIVKK, translated from the coding sequence ATGACAAAGCAAGAACTGCAAAATAAACTTCAAGATATAGAGTGGGAAGATTTTGAAGTAAAACTAGCAATTGGTGGTGTACCAAAAAGCGTTTGGGAAAGTGTTAGTGCTTTTTCAAATACTGCTGGTGGTTGGCTTATATTTGGGATAGAAGAAAAAAATGGTATTTTTAATATAGTTGGAGTTTCTAATCCTTCTAAAATTGAACATGAGTTTTTAAATAGTTTAAATGGAGAAAAGTTCAATATAAAAATAAGAGTAAATTCTTATAAATACAATTTTGATGATAAAATAGTTTTAGCTTTTTATATACCTATTTCAAAACAAAAACCAGTCTATTTTAATAGTTTATCAAATAGTTTTATAAGAAGTGGAAGTGCAGATAGAAGAGCTACAAAAGAAGAGATAGATACTATGTTTAGAGACCAAAGTTTTGGAACAAAAACTTCTGAAACTATAGAAAACTATTCTATTGAAAATCTATCATCAATTTCTCTAAAGCAATATAAAGAGTATTTACAAATATCAAATCCAACTTCAAACTACAATAAACTAAATATGGAAGAGTTTTTACATAAAGTTTTAGTTTTAATCGATGGTAAACCAACATATGCTGGACTTCTTTTTTTTGGAACAAGAGATAGTATTCAAAGATATTTTGTAGATTTCAGAATAGATTTATTTGAAATACCAGGAATTAGTATTTCAGATGCAAAAGTAAGATATACATATCGACTTCCAGAGCAAGAAAATCTTTGGGATTATTATTTCATACTTTTTGAGCGAATAACTATGAGAATAAATAAGCCATTTAAGTTGGATAATATGGGCTTTGCTAAAGAGGATTATCCTTATATAGATGCACTAAGAGAAGCACTTGTAAATATGCTTATGCATGCTGATTATTTTTCACCTATAAAATCAAGAATAAGAGTTTTTAGTGATAAAATAGAGTTTTTTAATGCTGGAAGTTATCCAAAACCAATAGAGTATTTTCTTCATAGTGATACTTCAATGCCACGAAATCCAATTTTAGCAAAACTTTTTCGTGCAGTAAAACTTGCTGAAAATGCTGGATATGGATTTGATAAAATGATAGATGGATGGAAAACATATACAGATATACCAATAGATTTTAAGACAGATATGGATACAAGCTTAACTACTTTTTATATAAATAATAATTTTACCGAGCAAGCTACCGAGCAAGCTACCGAGCAAGCTACCGAGCAAGCTATTTTGGACTTTTGTATAGAACCAAAAAATACAAATGAGATTATGGAATATATTGGTTTGAAACATAGAGAGCATTTTAGGTCTTCTATTTTAAAACCTATGATTTATAATGGTTTGCTGGAATTAACTATTCCAAATAAGCCAAAAAGTCCAAATCAAAAATATAAAACAATAATAGTTAAAAAATAA
- the pglF gene encoding UDP-N-acetylglucosamine 4,6-dehydratase (configuration-retaining), whose translation MIKDKRFLGVVVNIAVSIFSLYLVAFLLNIELSFTILVVVIGFRILASFLLFDDYKLSWSKASTKTGLMKIVLALLAFAIYTPILYYFYSVPFNLLFIDVVFYTFMINILVYVYKYFYSIKGNKKTKSLVIYGAGKAGLQLQREFLSSEYKLICFIDDDQILHHRSIDGISIFSREKYSLNYKNRFDLMIIAMPSASQEQIKSIYESMQDKFEKIKILPSMQNILKKELFVKQLKDIGVEDLLARYPKDLDKNAIQNFIKEKIVLITGAGGSIGSEISRQCKAYGAKQLILVDHSEFNLYSILEELQDENIIPIMQSVKDIDILESTFSKYRPQIVIHAAAYKHVPLVEHNILEGITNNIIGTKNTIDLSIKYKVEKFVLISTDKAVRPTNVMGTTKRVCELYAQNVDSKNTEIVAVRFGNVLGSSGSVIPKFKAQIEAGKNITVTHPEITRYFMLIPEACELVLQAASIGKGGEIFILDMGEPIKIVDLAKKMIELSGRSEIEIEFCGLRCGEKLYEELLIDDSDKKTQYESITVASPTFFDIEELNKKIEELLVCEDKISKLKEIVPEFDHRLN comes from the coding sequence ATGATAAAAGATAAAAGATTTTTAGGGGTAGTTGTAAATATAGCGGTATCTATATTTTCTTTATATTTAGTAGCATTTTTACTAAATATTGAGCTTAGTTTTACAATTTTAGTTGTAGTTATAGGTTTTAGAATATTAGCCTCTTTTTTACTTTTTGATGATTATAAACTATCTTGGTCAAAAGCTTCTACAAAAACAGGACTTATGAAGATAGTTTTAGCTTTACTTGCTTTTGCTATTTATACACCGATTTTATACTATTTTTACAGTGTACCTTTTAATCTTCTATTTATAGATGTTGTTTTTTATACATTTATGATAAATATTTTAGTTTATGTTTATAAATATTTTTATTCAATAAAAGGAAATAAGAAAACAAAATCACTGGTAATTTATGGAGCAGGAAAAGCAGGACTTCAATTACAAAGAGAGTTTTTAAGTAGTGAATACAAGCTTATTTGTTTTATAGATGATGATCAGATTTTACATCACAGAAGTATAGATGGTATATCTATTTTTTCAAGAGAAAAATATAGTTTAAATTATAAAAACAGATTTGATTTGATGATTATTGCTATGCCATCAGCATCTCAAGAACAAATTAAATCAATATATGAATCTATGCAAGATAAGTTTGAAAAAATAAAAATATTGCCAAGTATGCAAAATATTTTAAAAAAAGAACTATTTGTAAAACAGTTAAAAGATATTGGAGTTGAAGATTTACTTGCACGTTATCCAAAAGATTTAGATAAAAATGCTATACAAAATTTTATTAAAGAGAAGATAGTTTTAATAACAGGAGCAGGTGGGAGTATTGGAAGCGAAATATCAAGACAATGCAAAGCTTATGGAGCAAAACAACTAATATTAGTGGATCATAGTGAGTTTAATCTTTATTCAATTTTAGAGGAGTTACAAGATGAAAATATTATTCCTATTATGCAAAGCGTTAAAGATATAGATATTTTAGAGAGTACATTTTCTAAATACAGACCTCAAATTGTAATTCATGCAGCTGCTTACAAGCATGTTCCTTTGGTAGAACACAATATTTTAGAAGGTATTACAAATAATATAATAGGTACAAAAAATACCATAGATTTATCTATAAAATACAAAGTTGAAAAATTTGTTTTAATATCCACAGATAAAGCTGTTCGACCAACAAATGTTATGGGAACTACAAAAAGAGTTTGTGAACTGTATGCTCAAAATGTTGATTCAAAAAATACAGAAATAGTTGCAGTGAGATTTGGAAATGTTTTGGGAAGTAGCGGAAGTGTAATTCCAAAATTTAAAGCTCAAATAGAAGCTGGTAAAAATATAACTGTAACTCATCCAGAAATTACAAGATACTTTATGCTTATTCCTGAAGCTTGTGAGCTTGTACTTCAAGCAGCTAGTATTGGAAAAGGTGGAGAGATATTTATCCTTGACATGGGAGAACCAATAAAAATAGTTGATTTGGCTAAAAAAATGATAGAGCTAAGTGGAAGAAGTGAGATTGAAATAGAGTTTTGTGGTTTAAGATGTGGTGAAAAACTATATGAAGAGCTTTTAATAGATGATAGTGATAAAAAAACACAGTACGAATCAATAACAGTTGCTAGTCCAACTTTTTTTGATATAGAAGAATTAAATAAAAAAATAGAAGAGTTGCTTGTTTGTGAAGATAAAATATCAAAACTTAAAGAGATAGTTCCAGAATTTGATCATAGGTTGAATTAA
- a CDS encoding type II toxin-antitoxin system RelE family toxin encodes MSYFLDFHPKALKEWKNLNQSLKIQFHKKLKERLENPRVSKDKLSGYENVYKIKLRSSGFRLAYEVKDLEIIVYVVSVGKRENNKVYENLKDRI; translated from the coding sequence ATGAGTTACTTTCTTGATTTTCATCCGAAAGCTTTAAAAGAGTGGAAAAATCTTAATCAATCTTTAAAGATACAGTTTCATAAAAAACTAAAAGAACGACTTGAAAATCCAAGAGTGTCAAAAGATAAATTAAGTGGATATGAAAATGTTTATAAAATAAAATTAAGAAGTTCTGGTTTTAGACTTGCTTATGAGGTTAAAGATTTGGAGATAATAGTATATGTTGTAAGTGTTGGTAAGAGAGAAAATAATAAAGTGTATGAAAATTTGAAAGATAGAATATGA